The window CGGGTCAACGCCGGCGCGGTCCACGCCTACGTTCGCACCCCCGACGGCGGCACGAAATACCTCTCGGAACTGCAAAGCGGCGACGAGGTACAGGTCGTCGACACGGACGGCCACACACGCGAAGCGATCGTCGGCCGCGTCAAAATCGAGCAACGCCCGATGTTCCGGATCGCACTCGAGACCGGGGACGGCGACCGGGTCGAGACGCTACTCCAGAACGCCGAGACGATCAAGGTCCCGACCCGCGAAGGCCGGACCGCGGTCACCGACCTCGAGGCCGGCGACGAACTCCTGTTGTACTACGAGGATACGGCCCGTCACTTCGGCGAGGCCGTCGAGGAAAGCATAATCGAGAAATAAAACGGCCTGACGGTCCAGTAACCCGGTCAGTCCGACCGGGTCCCTACCGCTTCGTCTTCGTCGTCCTCCGGGGCCTCGAGGCGAGTCGTACACCAGTGACAGAACTCGAGGTCCTCGTCGAGTTCCTTCCCGCACTCGGGACAGGTCGGGCCGTCGGTCGCGCTGGGCGAGTCCGGCGGGAATCCGAGCGACCGGAACGTGGCGTCGATCGCCGCGAACAGGACGATAAACGAGAGGGCGAACTGTCCGATCGTATCGGTCTCCTGGGTTACCAGGTCCATACTCTCGGTCATCGATCCCGCCGCGGCGATCTGCTCCGTCGGAAGAAAGATCACGACCGCCGAGAGATACAGGCCGGCGAACACGAGCGCCCGGGTCCAGTCCCGGATGAGGGCGTGGCCCGCCCCGGGAAAGACAACCGAGAGCCCGCCGGCGGCGAGCGCGCGAAGCCATGTCATCTTCGTACCCCAAGATAGGAGAGCCGACGGGTTAACATTCCGATTCGTATCGGCGCGCAGGAACGACGTCCCTCGCCGATTCCGTCGGACGTCTGGCTGACGTTCGTCTGACGCACGTCAGAAAATGATCCCCCTCACTTTTCTACCAGTACGGTGGAGCCGGAATATGGAACAGGGCCTATCG of the Halobiforma lacisalsi AJ5 genome contains:
- a CDS encoding zinc ribbon domain-containing protein; translated protein: MTWLRALAAGGLSVVFPGAGHALIRDWTRALVFAGLYLSAVVIFLPTEQIAAAGSMTESMDLVTQETDTIGQFALSFIVLFAAIDATFRSLGFPPDSPSATDGPTCPECGKELDEDLEFCHWCTTRLEAPEDDEDEAVGTRSD